The genomic stretch ATCACCGGTGGCTATTCGATCCCGGTCGAGCCGACCAGCTTCTTCGTCAACATCGGCAGGGCGTGGTTTCTCGGTGTGCCGGTACCGGCACTGCTCGCCCTTGCTGTCCTGATCGTCGCCTACCTCGCCTTCAACCAGACACCGTTCGGCCGCTATGTGACCGGCATCGGGGCCAACACCGAGGCCGTGCGCCGCGCCGGTGTCGATACGCGCTTCATGACGCTCTTCGTCTATGTCCTGTCAGGCATTGCGGCAGCGTCGGCCGGCATCATTCTCGCGGCCAGACTGGGGTCCGGCTCGTCGAATTCCGGCCAGGGTTTCGAGCTCGACGTCATCGCCGCGGTGGTGCTTGGCGGTACCAGCCTGTTCGGCGGGCGCGGCACGATCATCGGCACCGTGCTCGGCGCATTGACCGTCGCGGTCATCGGCAACGGCCTGATCCTGGCGCACATGTCGCCCTTCCTGACGCCGATCGTCACCGGCACAATCATCCTCGTCGCCATCTGGCTGAATTTCCGCCTGTTCAAGGGCGCAACGCGGAGCCGCTGACATGGATCATCTGTTCGACAACACCCCGAGGCAACGGGCGCCGATCGGTGTTCGCTCCGGCACCGTGATGACCGTTACCGGCCCGGTTGCGATCGCCGCCATGGGCGTAACGCTGATGCACGAGCATATCCTGCTCGATGGCGCGACATCGTGGAAATGCCCCTGCCATCCCGACGAGAAGAAGATCGCGGAGCAGCCGGTCAGCATGGAGATCATCGGCGAGTTGCGGATGAACCCCTACATGAACCGCGACAACGTCTCGCTCGACGACAGCGACCTGGCGCTTTCGGAACTGGCGAAATACCGGGCGCTCGGCGGCCATACGGTGGTCGATGCGACCAATATCGGCATTGGCCGCGATCCGGTGAAGCTGGCGCGCATCGCCCGCGCCTCCGGATTGCGGATCGTCATGGGCACAGGCTTCTACCTGCAACATACCCACCCCGACTGGCTGAAGGCGATGGATGTCGATGACGTCACCGAATTCCTCGTCAACGATGTCGGCGGCGGGTCGACGCAGCCCGAAGTCATGGCCGGTATCATCGGCGAGGTCGGCGTCAGCAAGGATTTCACCGATGAGGAGCGCAAGTCGCTGCGGGCTTCGGCCCGCGCCGCCAAGATCACGGGCGTGCCGCTGACCATCCACCTGCCCGGTTGGGAACGGCTAGCGCATGAGGTGCTCGACGTCGTCGAGGCGGAAGGTGTCGATCTCAGGCATACGGTGCTGTGCCATATGAACCCGAGCCACAACGATCTTGCCTACCAGAAAAGCCTCGCCGCGCGCGGCGCCTTCCTGGAATACGACATGATCGGCATGGATTTCTATTACGCCGACCAGGACGCGCAATCACCGTCCGACGAGCAGAACGCGCAGGCGATCCGCTCGCTGATCGAGATGGGGCTTGTCGACCGGATCCTGCTGTCGCAGGACGTCTTTCTGAAGATCATGCTGACGCGCTTTGGTGGCTTCGGCTACGGCTTCATCCTCAAGCATTTCGTGCCGCGGCTGAAACGCCGTGGTGTCGAGCAGTCGGCCATCGACAAAATGCTCATCGACAATCCAAAGACCGTGTTCGCCGAAGGCTTCTGAGCCGCGGACCCAAGCAATAAGGGAGTATACATGTCCAGGAAGAAGGTTCTTCTCGCAGGCGAGTCCTGGGTCTCGACCGCGACCCATATCAAGGGCTTCGACCAGTTTCCGACCGTGACCTATCACACCGGTGCCGATGAACTGCTGGCCGCGCTGAAGGACAGCCCGTTCGACGTCACCTTCATGCCGGCGCATGAGGCGCAGCGGGATTTCCCGCAGACCATGGAGGCGCTTTCGGCCTATGACGCGGTCGTGCTTT from Mesorhizobium sp. NZP2077 encodes the following:
- a CDS encoding ABC transporter permease translates to MNVTSPSADIGASPLKRAHNSTWKDVAVANGSVVSIALFFIVVCVVFSLITGSFLTTPNLLNIVRQSAPLLIVAAAMTFVITTGGIDLSVGSVLALTATLSAVLLQAGLPWPLVVVAMLALGAAIGALQGFFIAYERIPAFIVTLAGLSVIRGVALLITGGYSIPVEPTSFFVNIGRAWFLGVPVPALLALAVLIVAYLAFNQTPFGRYVTGIGANTEAVRRAGVDTRFMTLFVYVLSGIAAASAGIILAARLGSGSSNSGQGFELDVIAAVVLGGTSLFGGRGTIIGTVLGALTVAVIGNGLILAHMSPFLTPIVTGTIILVAIWLNFRLFKGATRSR
- a CDS encoding phosphotriesterase; this encodes MDHLFDNTPRQRAPIGVRSGTVMTVTGPVAIAAMGVTLMHEHILLDGATSWKCPCHPDEKKIAEQPVSMEIIGELRMNPYMNRDNVSLDDSDLALSELAKYRALGGHTVVDATNIGIGRDPVKLARIARASGLRIVMGTGFYLQHTHPDWLKAMDVDDVTEFLVNDVGGGSTQPEVMAGIIGEVGVSKDFTDEERKSLRASARAAKITGVPLTIHLPGWERLAHEVLDVVEAEGVDLRHTVLCHMNPSHNDLAYQKSLAARGAFLEYDMIGMDFYYADQDAQSPSDEQNAQAIRSLIEMGLVDRILLSQDVFLKIMLTRFGGFGYGFILKHFVPRLKRRGVEQSAIDKMLIDNPKTVFAEGF